The following coding sequences lie in one Anaeromicrobium sediminis genomic window:
- a CDS encoding S-layer homology domain-containing protein: protein MKKLFILTIICTSLLVNPLSIYAGDTTDVSASVITDLIEKAINSSDDKEDTIEKVKDVYFKDDRGIRDLKTSVSIELTEDRVEKLNDMGVEVKDVMDGIDSLKDWSYEERIKLVDYVADGKLDDAADLIVNGGENETTIETGPSGGGVTPEEKVAQESVEEAQKEELKHKFNDIEGHWAEESIAFMTNMGIVSGLDEETFNPNGQVTRAEMATLMVKILDIDINTLAYIPFEDVQTNDWYYKYVRSAYNNKIISGMNEKSFNPEGNITREQMITMAINTLKDNDIDISEVVLDEYKDSSNISSWAVEFIKKGKKLGIIRENENLNPQEIISRAEAVWILDKVYKIKNQNKGE, encoded by the coding sequence ATGAAAAAACTATTTATACTAACTATAATATGTACAAGTCTATTAGTAAATCCATTATCCATATATGCAGGAGATACTACAGATGTGAGTGCATCAGTTATAACTGATTTAATAGAAAAGGCAATTAATAGTAGTGATGACAAAGAAGACACTATAGAAAAGGTAAAAGACGTATATTTCAAAGATGATAGGGGAATAAGGGATTTAAAGACAAGTGTAAGTATTGAGTTAACCGAAGATAGGGTAGAAAAACTAAATGACATGGGTGTAGAAGTTAAAGATGTAATGGATGGAATTGATTCATTAAAAGACTGGTCTTATGAAGAACGAATTAAATTAGTAGATTATGTAGCAGATGGGAAACTAGATGATGCTGCTGATTTAATAGTCAATGGTGGAGAAAATGAAACTACTATAGAAACAGGACCTAGTGGCGGCGGTGTTACTCCTGAAGAAAAGGTTGCACAAGAATCTGTAGAAGAAGCTCAAAAAGAGGAGTTAAAGCATAAATTCAATGATATAGAAGGACATTGGGCAGAAGAAAGCATTGCTTTTATGACTAATATGGGTATAGTAAGTGGATTAGATGAAGAAACTTTCAATCCAAACGGACAAGTTACGAGAGCTGAAATGGCTACTCTTATGGTAAAAATACTAGATATAGATATAAATACTCTAGCTTATATACCTTTTGAAGATGTGCAAACTAATGATTGGTACTATAAATATGTGAGAAGTGCCTATAATAATAAAATAATAAGTGGAATGAATGAAAAATCATTTAATCCAGAGGGCAATATCACTAGAGAACAAATGATTACTATGGCCATAAACACATTAAAGGATAATGATATAGATATAAGTGAAGTAGTATTAGATGAATACAAAGACTCGAGTAATATATCATCATGGGCAGTAGAGTTTATTAAAAAGGGGAAAAAATTAGGGATAATAAGAGAAAATGAGAATCTTAATCCACAAGAAATAATCTCAAGAGCAGAGGCCGTGTGGATATTAGATAAAGTTTACAAAATCAAAAATCAAAATAAGGGGGAATAA
- a CDS encoding tyrosine-protein phosphatase — protein MIDCHCHILPNIDDGSNSMEESIKMAKIAKDKGTKTIISTSHFYDTNMFVTGKKLEESLELFREKLEEHNIDLEILLGNEAYMSPELPKYIEERKVYTLNNSKYLLVELPLLEMPMYTFEVLYELKLMGIIPIMAHPERYTYVMDNPNLVYDFIDKGALIQLNGGSIRGRFGDETQRIANDLLNHNMVHIIGSDGHGYNSRRPVLDKSYSLVKEKLGKDYAEELFSINPKRVLENKNITIKDPIKIEEKTTFIKKISKLLKIG, from the coding sequence ATGATAGATTGTCATTGTCATATACTTCCAAACATAGACGATGGATCTAATAGTATGGAAGAAAGTATCAAAATGGCTAAGATAGCTAAGGATAAAGGCACTAAAACCATAATAAGTACATCCCACTTTTATGATACGAATATGTTTGTCACAGGAAAAAAATTAGAAGAATCTTTAGAATTATTTAGAGAAAAGCTAGAGGAACATAATATTGATTTAGAAATACTATTGGGGAATGAAGCTTACATGTCCCCGGAGTTGCCTAAGTATATAGAAGAAAGAAAAGTTTATACTTTAAATAATTCAAAATATCTTTTAGTGGAACTACCCTTATTAGAAATGCCCATGTATACCTTTGAGGTATTATATGAACTAAAGCTAATGGGGATAATTCCCATAATGGCCCATCCAGAGAGATACACCTATGTGATGGACAACCCTAATCTAGTATACGACTTTATAGATAAGGGAGCCTTAATACAATTAAACGGTGGCAGTATAAGAGGCAGATTTGGTGATGAGACTCAAAGGATAGCAAATGATTTGTTAAATCATAATATGGTACATATCATAGGTAGTGATGGACATGGCTATAATAGCAGACGACCAGTACTTGATAAAAGTTATAGTTTAGTAAAAGAAAAATTGGGAAAAGATTATGCAGAGGAACTATTTTCAATTAATCCTAAAAGAGTATTGGAAAATAAAAATATAACCATAAAGGATCCAATTAAAATAGAAGAAAAAACTACGTTTATAAAGAAGATATCTAAATTATTAAAAATTGGATAA
- a CDS encoding CpsD/CapB family tyrosine-protein kinase, whose protein sequence is MKDLVTLNNPKSPISESFRVLRTNIQFSSLDKDLRSILVTSSTQGEGKTTTICNLAITIAQSGKSVLLVDCDLRRPRIHNNFELNNYKGLTNILAEQNNEDDCIKESTIVNLSVLSSGPKPPNPSEVLGSKSMKNFIESMKEKYDYVLLDAAPVGLVTDGAILSTLADGVLLVAASGEVAIEAAKRSKELLENVNANILGVVLNKVSVEKSKYYKYYYNQYYYQEAK, encoded by the coding sequence ATGAAAGATTTAGTAACTCTTAATAACCCTAAATCTCCCATATCAGAATCCTTTAGAGTATTAAGAACCAATATACAATTTTCTAGCTTAGACAAGGACTTGAGAAGTATATTAGTAACTAGTTCTACCCAAGGTGAAGGTAAAACTACAACCATATGTAACTTAGCCATAACCATAGCCCAATCAGGTAAAAGTGTATTATTAGTGGATTGTGATTTAAGAAGACCTAGAATACATAATAATTTTGAGTTAAACAACTATAAGGGACTTACAAACATATTAGCAGAGCAAAATAATGAGGATGATTGCATAAAAGAAAGTACAATTGTAAATCTTTCTGTACTTAGTAGTGGGCCAAAACCTCCTAATCCATCGGAAGTATTAGGATCAAAGAGTATGAAAAACTTTATTGAAAGCATGAAAGAAAAATATGATTATGTATTACTAGATGCAGCACCAGTAGGTCTAGTTACAGATGGTGCCATACTATCTACTCTAGCTGATGGTGTCTTATTAGTGGCCGCATCAGGAGAGGTGGCTATAGAGGCAGCTAAAAGATCTAAGGAATTACTAGAAAATGTAAATGCTAATATATTAGGAGTAGTATTAAATAAAGTATCTGTTGAGAAGAGTAAATATTATAAGTACTACTATAACCAATATTATTATCAAGAAGCTAAGTAG
- a CDS encoding YveK family protein, producing MEVIDIRELFFVVKKRMGIIFLITIISIITSALVSVYVLEPVYETYTTMMVGKTKSQESLLEYSDVLLSQKLVKTYGEIAKSKSVLKVVKDDLKLEIGLDELKEQISVNSVKDTEIIMIKVQNTDPKMARNIANHTARIFKRQVIQIMKVDNVQIIDKAEIPEEPIKPRKTMNVAIAGVLGLMVSFGLVFLLEYLDNTIKNPEDVEKHLGLPVIGTIPQMDNMNKKKIKKEVALNERFSNS from the coding sequence ATGGAAGTAATTGATATAAGAGAATTATTCTTTGTTGTAAAAAAAAGAATGGGAATCATATTCTTAATAACTATCATATCCATAATAACTAGTGCCTTAGTGAGTGTATACGTCCTTGAACCCGTATATGAAACATACACTACTATGATGGTCGGAAAAACTAAAAGTCAAGAATCATTACTTGAGTATAGTGATGTTTTATTAAGTCAAAAACTAGTTAAAACCTATGGAGAAATTGCAAAGAGTAAATCCGTATTAAAGGTAGTTAAGGATGACTTAAAGTTAGAAATAGGATTAGATGAATTAAAGGAACAGATATCTGTAAACTCAGTGAAAGACACTGAAATTATTATGATAAAGGTACAAAATACCGATCCCAAAATGGCTAGAAATATAGCTAATCACACAGCTAGAATATTCAAGAGACAAGTTATTCAAATCATGAAAGTAGATAATGTTCAAATAATAGATAAGGCAGAAATTCCGGAGGAGCCTATAAAACCAAGAAAAACAATGAATGTAGCCATAGCTGGAGTATTAGGACTTATGGTATCCTTTGGTTTAGTATTTTTACTAGAATACTTAGATAATACCATAAAGAATCCAGAGGATGTGGAGAAACATTTAGGATTACCAGTAATAGGAACAATACCTCAAATGGATAATATGAATAAAAAAAAAATAAAGAAGGAGGTAGCGTTGAATGAAAGATTTAGTAACTCTTAA
- a CDS encoding DMT family transporter, producing the protein MKAKYMMIVAIIAISFSSIFIKMSQAPPLIIASYRLGIAVLIMSPMVLLKHREELKKANKGTIKWCIISGVVLGLHFLTWVSSLKYTSIASAVVLVNTAPVFSVVGGYIFFKERLHKKAIIGIIIAFIGAALISGGDYTLGSNIIWGDFLAISAALFFTIYLAIGNRARKELSVNSYTFIVYSVAFITLITIAIVTNVPLYPYTLREWYIFLALALVCTFLGHSVCNWALEYLSATFVSTVVLAEPIFSIVWAYYIFKEIPYLWQMIGGLIILCGIYLYVDNEK; encoded by the coding sequence ATGAAAGCAAAATATATGATGATAGTAGCAATAATTGCCATATCCTTTTCATCCATATTCATAAAAATGTCTCAAGCACCACCTTTAATAATAGCATCATATAGATTGGGAATAGCCGTATTAATCATGTCACCTATGGTACTTTTAAAGCATAGGGAAGAGTTAAAAAAAGCAAATAAGGGTACTATAAAATGGTGTATAATAAGTGGAGTTGTTTTAGGTTTACACTTTTTAACCTGGGTATCATCTTTAAAATACACATCAATAGCAAGTGCTGTAGTATTAGTAAATACGGCACCAGTATTTTCTGTAGTAGGTGGGTACATATTCTTTAAAGAAAGATTACATAAAAAGGCTATAATAGGTATAATAATAGCATTTATAGGAGCAGCCTTAATATCTGGAGGAGATTATACATTAGGTAGCAACATAATATGGGGAGACTTTTTAGCCATAAGCGCTGCATTATTTTTTACTATATATTTAGCTATAGGAAATAGGGCTAGAAAGGAACTTAGTGTAAATAGTTATACATTTATAGTTTATTCAGTGGCATTTATAACTTTAATAACTATTGCTATCGTAACAAATGTTCCCTTATATCCATATACTTTAAGGGAATGGTATATATTCTTAGCATTAGCACTAGTTTGTACATTTTTAGGTCATAGTGTGTGTAATTGGGCACTAGAGTATCTATCTGCCACCTTTGTATCTACAGTAGTATTGGCAGAACCTATATTTTCTATAGTATGGGCATACTATATATTTAAAGAAATACCATACCTTTGGCAAATGATAGGTGGACTTATTATATTATGTGGAATATATTTATATGTAGATAATGAAAAATAA